One Citrobacter amalonaticus genomic window carries:
- the argD gene encoding bifunctional acetylornithine/succinyldiaminopimelate transaminase, with amino-acid sequence MATEQTAVTRATFDEVILPIYAPAEFIPVKGKGSRVWDQQGKDYVDFAGGIAVTALGHCHPALVAALKTQGETLWHTSNVFTNEPALRLGRKIIDATFAERVLFMNSGTEANETAFKLARHYACVRHSPFKTKIIAFHNAFHGRSLFTVTVGGQPKYSDGFGPKPADIVHVPFNDLHAVKAVMDDHTCAVVVEPVQGEGGVLAATPAFLKGLRELCDQHQALLVFDEVQSGMGRTGDLFAYMHYGVTPDILTSAKALGGGFPVSAVLTTQEIASAFHVGSHGSTYGGNPLACAVAEAAFDIINTPDVLGGVQVKRQRFVQHLQQIDEQYHVFSDIRGMGLLIGAELKPQYKGRARDFLYAAAEAGVMVLNAGPDVMRFAPSLVVEEADIDEGMQRFAQAVAKVVG; translated from the coding sequence ATGGCAACTGAACAAACGGCAGTAACCCGGGCAACTTTCGATGAAGTCATTCTGCCGATTTATGCACCGGCGGAATTTATTCCGGTAAAAGGGAAAGGCAGCCGGGTCTGGGATCAGCAGGGCAAAGACTATGTTGATTTCGCGGGCGGAATTGCGGTGACCGCGCTGGGGCATTGCCATCCGGCGTTGGTGGCGGCCCTGAAAACCCAGGGTGAAACGCTCTGGCATACCAGTAACGTCTTTACCAACGAACCCGCACTGCGTCTGGGACGAAAAATAATCGATGCCACCTTTGCCGAGCGCGTGCTGTTCATGAACTCCGGGACAGAAGCCAACGAAACGGCGTTCAAGCTGGCGCGTCATTATGCCTGCGTGCGCCATAGCCCGTTCAAAACCAAAATTATTGCCTTTCATAATGCGTTCCACGGTCGTTCGCTGTTTACCGTCACTGTCGGCGGTCAGCCGAAGTATTCCGATGGTTTCGGGCCAAAACCGGCGGATATCGTCCACGTTCCGTTTAACGATCTTCACGCAGTGAAAGCGGTGATGGATGACCATACCTGTGCTGTCGTGGTTGAGCCGGTACAGGGTGAGGGGGGCGTTCTGGCCGCGACGCCAGCGTTCCTGAAAGGTCTGCGCGAGCTCTGCGATCAGCATCAGGCACTGCTGGTGTTTGATGAAGTACAAAGCGGGATGGGGCGTACCGGCGATCTGTTTGCCTATATGCACTATGGCGTGACGCCGGATATTCTCACCAGTGCGAAAGCGCTGGGCGGCGGCTTCCCGGTGAGCGCGGTATTGACGACGCAGGAGATTGCTTCAGCGTTTCACGTCGGCTCTCATGGCTCGACCTACGGCGGTAACCCGCTGGCCTGCGCCGTGGCGGAAGCGGCATTCGACATCATCAACACGCCGGACGTGCTGGGTGGCGTACAGGTGAAGCGGCAGAGATTCGTTCAACATCTGCAGCAGATTGATGAGCAGTACCACGTGTTCAGCGATATTCGTGGTATGGGCCTGTTGATTGGTGCCGAGCTGAAACCACAATACAAAGGACGCGCGCGTGATTTCCTCTATGCGGCGGCGGAGGCTGGCGTGATGGTGTTGAATGCCGGTCCTGACGTGATGCGCTTTGCCCCATCGCTGGTGGTGGAAGAGGCGGATATCGACGAAGGGATGCAGCGTTTTGCACAGGCTGTTGCGAAGGTTGTCGGTTAA
- a CDS encoding YccS/YhfK family putative transporter, whose amino-acid sequence MWRRLIYHPEINYALRQTLVLCLPVAVGLIIGQLHLGLLFSLVPACCNIAGLDTPHKRFFKRLIIGASLFAGCSLIMQLLLAQAVPLPLILTGLTLTLGVTAELSSLHARLLPASLIAAIFTLSLAGNMPVWEPLLIYALGTLWYGLFNWFWFWLWREQPLRESLSLLYRELADYCEAKYSMLTQHTDPEKALPPLLVRQQKAVDLITQCYQQMHMLSAHHNNDYKRMLRAFQEALDLQEHISVSLHQPEEVQKLVERSHAEQVIRWNAQTVAARLRVLADDILYHRLPTRFTMQKQIGALEKIAHQHPDNPVGQFCYWHFSRIARVLRTQRPLYARDLMADKQRRLPLLPALKNYLSLKSPALRSAGRISVMLSIASLMGTALHLPKPYWILMTVLFVTQNGYGATRVRILHRSAGTLVGLIIAGVTLHFHIPEGYTLALMLIITLVSYLTIRKNYGWATVGFTVTAVYTLQLLTLDGEQFIIPRFVDTVIGCLIAFGGTVWLWPQWQSGLLRKNAHDALEADQEAIRLILSDDPQPTPLAWQRMRVNQAHNTLFNSLNQAMQEPGFNSHYLEDMKLWVTHSQFIVEHINAMTTLAREHTMLTPDLAQRYLQSCEIALQRCQQRLEYDGPGSSGDVNILEAPEMLSHGPLSTLEQHLQRVIGHLNTMHTISSVAWRQRPHHGIWLSRRLRDMRG is encoded by the coding sequence ATGTGGCGCAGACTGATTTATCACCCAGAAATCAACTATGCACTACGTCAAACGCTGGTGCTCTGTTTGCCCGTGGCCGTCGGCCTGATCATCGGGCAGTTACATCTGGGCCTGCTCTTCTCTCTGGTTCCCGCCTGCTGCAACATTGCCGGGCTTGATACTCCGCACAAACGCTTTTTCAAACGCCTGATTATCGGTGCATCGCTGTTTGCCGGCTGTAGCCTGATCATGCAGCTGCTGCTGGCGCAGGCGGTGCCGTTACCCCTGATCCTGACCGGCCTGACGCTCACGCTCGGCGTCACCGCTGAATTGAGCTCCCTCCACGCGCGTTTGCTTCCGGCCTCGCTGATTGCGGCGATTTTCACACTGAGCCTCGCGGGAAATATGCCGGTCTGGGAGCCGCTGCTGATCTACGCGCTGGGCACATTATGGTATGGATTATTTAACTGGTTCTGGTTTTGGCTCTGGCGCGAACAGCCGCTGCGCGAGTCGCTGAGTCTGTTATACCGGGAACTGGCGGATTACTGCGAAGCCAAATACAGCATGTTGACCCAGCACACCGACCCGGAAAAAGCCCTGCCGCCGCTTCTGGTGCGCCAGCAGAAAGCCGTCGACCTCATCACTCAGTGCTATCAGCAGATGCACATGCTGTCGGCACATCACAATAATGACTATAAACGGATGCTGCGCGCCTTTCAGGAAGCGCTGGATCTGCAGGAACATATCTCCGTCAGTCTGCATCAGCCGGAAGAAGTGCAAAAGCTGGTCGAGCGCAGCCACGCGGAACAGGTGATTCGCTGGAATGCGCAAACGGTCGCCGCTCGCCTGCGCGTACTGGCGGATGACATTCTGTATCACCGGCTGCCGACGCGGTTCACTATGCAAAAGCAGATTGGCGCGCTGGAAAAAATTGCTCATCAGCATCCGGATAACCCCGTCGGGCAGTTCTGTTACTGGCACTTCAGCCGTATCGCCCGCGTGCTTCGCACCCAGCGCCCGTTGTACGCCCGCGATCTGATGGCCGATAAGCAGCGTCGGCTACCGCTGCTGCCGGCGTTGAAAAACTACCTCTCGCTGAAATCTCCGGCGCTACGTAGCGCCGGGCGGATCAGCGTCATGCTCAGCATCGCCAGTCTGATGGGAACCGCGCTGCATCTGCCGAAGCCTTACTGGATCCTGATGACGGTGCTGTTTGTGACGCAAAACGGTTACGGCGCCACCCGCGTGCGTATTCTGCACCGTTCAGCGGGAACGCTGGTGGGGCTGATTATCGCAGGCGTGACGCTGCACTTTCATATTCCCGAGGGATATACGCTGGCCCTGATGCTGATAATAACCCTGGTCAGTTATCTGACCATCCGCAAAAACTACGGCTGGGCGACGGTTGGATTTACCGTCACAGCGGTGTATACCCTGCAACTGCTGACACTGGACGGCGAACAGTTCATCATTCCACGATTTGTCGATACGGTAATAGGCTGCCTGATTGCGTTTGGCGGCACCGTCTGGCTGTGGCCGCAGTGGCAGAGTGGTCTGTTGCGTAAAAACGCCCATGATGCGCTGGAGGCCGATCAGGAAGCCATTCGTCTGATTCTGAGCGACGATCCGCAACCCACGCCGCTCGCCTGGCAACGTATGCGGGTCAACCAGGCGCACAATACGTTGTTCAACTCGCTCAATCAGGCGATGCAGGAACCCGGCTTTAACAGCCATTATCTGGAAGATATGAAGCTGTGGGTGACGCACAGTCAGTTTATCGTCGAACATATCAACGCCATGACCACGCTGGCGCGTGAGCATACGATGCTGACGCCGGACCTGGCGCAGCGGTATCTGCAATCGTGTGAAATAGCGCTGCAACGCTGTCAGCAGCGACTGGAGTATGACGGGCCCGGCAGCTCAGGGGATGTGAATATTCTGGAAGCGCCAGAAATGCTGTCCCACGGTCCGTTAAGTACCCTGGAACAGCATCTGCAGCGCGTTATTGGTCACCTTAACACCATGCACACCATCTCGTCTGTGGCATGGCGTCAGCGGCCGCACCACGGAATCTGGCTCAGCCGTCGCTTGCGGGATATGCGGGGTTAA
- the crp gene encoding cAMP-activated global transcriptional regulator CRP, producing the protein MVLGKPQTDPTLEWFLSHCHIHKYPSKSTLIHQGEKAETLYYIVKGSVAVLIKDEEGKEMILSYLNQGDFIGELGLFEEGQERSAWVRAKTACEVAEISYKKFRQLIQVNPDILMRLSSQMARRLQVTSEKVGNLAFLDVTGRIAQTLLNLAKQPDAMTHPDGMQIKITRQEIGQIVGCSRETVGRILKMLEDQNLISAHGKTIVVYGTR; encoded by the coding sequence ATGGTGCTTGGCAAACCGCAAACAGACCCGACACTTGAATGGTTCTTGTCTCATTGCCACATTCATAAGTACCCGTCCAAGAGCACGCTGATTCACCAGGGTGAAAAAGCAGAAACGTTGTACTACATCGTTAAGGGCTCAGTGGCAGTGTTGATTAAGGATGAGGAAGGGAAAGAAATGATCCTTTCTTATCTGAATCAGGGTGATTTTATTGGCGAACTGGGCCTGTTTGAAGAAGGCCAGGAACGTAGCGCATGGGTTCGAGCGAAAACAGCGTGTGAAGTGGCTGAAATTTCCTACAAGAAATTCCGTCAGTTGATCCAGGTGAACCCGGATATTCTGATGCGCCTCTCTTCCCAAATGGCTCGCCGCCTGCAAGTCACTTCAGAGAAAGTCGGTAACCTGGCCTTCCTCGACGTGACCGGTCGTATCGCCCAGACTCTGCTGAATCTGGCGAAACAACCTGATGCGATGACTCACCCGGACGGTATGCAGATCAAAATCACTCGCCAGGAGATTGGTCAGATCGTTGGCTGCTCTCGCGAAACCGTTGGTCGTATTCTGAAGATGCTGGAAGATCAGAACCTGATCTCCGCTCACGGTAAAACGATCGTCGTTTACGGCACTCGTTAA
- a CDS encoding OsmC family protein: MQARVKWVEGLTFLGESASGHQILMDGNSGDKAPSPMEMVLMAAGGCSAIDVVSILQKGRQDVTNCEVKLTSERREEAPRLFTHINLHFIVTGNDLKDAAVSRAVDLSAEKYCSVALMLGKAVNITHSYEVIAA, encoded by the coding sequence ATGCAAGCGCGTGTTAAATGGGTTGAGGGGTTAACCTTCCTGGGTGAGTCGGCTTCCGGACACCAGATTTTGATGGACGGTAACTCTGGCGATAAAGCGCCGAGCCCGATGGAAATGGTGCTGATGGCCGCGGGCGGCTGCAGCGCAATTGACGTGGTTTCTATCCTGCAAAAAGGCCGTCAGGATGTAACGAACTGCGAAGTGAAACTGACGTCGGAACGTCGCGAAGAGGCGCCACGCCTGTTCACCCACATCAATCTGCACTTTATTGTCACGGGAAATGACCTGAAGGATGCCGCTGTTTCGCGTGCGGTCGATCTGTCGGCGGAGAAGTACTGCTCTGTGGCGCTGATGCTGGGAAAAGCGGTCAACATTACCCATTCGTATGAAGTGATTGCGGCGTAA
- a CDS encoding phosphoribulokinase has translation MSAKHPVIAVTGSSGAGTTTTSLAFRKIFAQLNLCAAEVEGDSFHRYTRPEMDMAIRKARDAGRHISYFGPEANDFGLLEQTFIEYGQTGKGQSRKYLHTYDEAVPWNQVPGTFTPWQPLPEPTDVLFYEGLHGGVVTPQHEVASHVDLLVGVVPIVNLEWIQKLTRDTSERGHSREAVMDSVVRSMDDYINYITPQFSRTHINFQRVPTVDTSNPFAAKGIPSLDESFVVIHFRNLEGIDFPWLLAMLQGSFISHINTLVVPGGKMGLAMELIMLPLVQRLMEGKKIE, from the coding sequence ATGTCTGCCAAACATCCGGTGATTGCGGTAACAGGATCCAGCGGCGCGGGGACCACCACCACCAGCCTCGCGTTCCGTAAAATTTTTGCGCAGCTCAACCTGTGCGCCGCCGAGGTGGAAGGCGATAGTTTTCACCGCTATACCCGTCCAGAAATGGATATGGCGATCCGCAAAGCACGCGACGCCGGACGCCACATCAGCTATTTTGGCCCCGAAGCCAATGACTTCGGTCTGCTGGAACAGACGTTTATTGAGTACGGTCAGACGGGCAAAGGCCAGTCGCGTAAATATCTGCATACCTACGATGAAGCCGTCCCGTGGAATCAGGTGCCGGGGACGTTTACCCCGTGGCAACCCCTGCCGGAACCCACCGATGTGCTGTTCTATGAAGGCCTGCACGGCGGCGTCGTCACGCCCCAGCATGAGGTTGCAAGCCATGTTGATCTACTGGTCGGCGTGGTCCCCATCGTTAACCTGGAGTGGATCCAGAAGCTTACCCGCGATACCAGCGAACGAGGCCATTCTCGTGAAGCAGTGATGGATTCGGTGGTGCGTTCGATGGACGACTATATCAACTACATCACGCCGCAGTTCTCCCGCACCCACATCAACTTCCAGCGCGTTCCCACCGTAGATACCTCAAACCCGTTCGCGGCCAAAGGCATCCCGTCACTGGATGAGAGCTTTGTCGTGATCCATTTCCGTAATCTGGAAGGGATCGATTTCCCCTGGCTGCTGGCGATGCTGCAGGGTTCATTCATTTCCCACATCAATACATTGGTGGTACCTGGCGGCAAAATGGGGCTGGCAATGGAACTCATCATGTTGCCGCTGGTACAGCGACTGATGGAAGGCAAGAAGATCGAATAA
- a CDS encoding YheU family protein yields MQIPWQDLSPETLDNLIESFVLREGTDYGEHERTLEQKVADVKRQLQCGEAVLVWSELHETVNIMPRKQFRE; encoded by the coding sequence ATGCAGATCCCCTGGCAGGACCTTTCCCCCGAGACGCTGGACAATCTGATCGAAAGCTTTGTGTTGCGCGAAGGTACCGATTATGGTGAACATGAACGTACCCTTGAGCAAAAAGTCGCCGACGTCAAACGCCAGTTACAGTGTGGAGAAGCGGTGCTGGTGTGGTCTGAGTTGCACGAAACCGTCAACATCATGCCGCGCAAGCAATTTCGCGAATAA
- a CDS encoding hydrolase codes for MTHVILHDPEMPNGSSDEFRPMRGISNCHLQTMLPRLIRRKVNFDAHWQRLELPDGDFVDLAWSEDPHQAKHKPRLVVFHGLEGSLNSPYAHGLIEAAKNRGWLGVVMHFRGCSGEPNRLNRIYHSGETEDGTWFLGWLQREFGHAPTAAVGYSLGGNVLACLLAKEGKNIPLDAAVIVSAPFVLEACSYHMDKGFSRVYQRYLLNLLKANASRKLAAYPGSLPVSLAQLKSLRRIREFDDLITAKIHGFADAIDYYRQCSAMPLLSDIAIPTLIIHAKDDPFMDHHVIPKAEDLPPQVEYQLTEHGGHVGFIGGTLRRPEMWLESRIPDWLTPYLEA; via the coding sequence ATGACACACGTAATCCTTCACGACCCTGAAATGCCAAACGGCAGCAGTGACGAATTTCGCCCGATGCGCGGTATCAGTAACTGCCACCTACAGACTATGTTGCCGCGTTTGATCCGCCGAAAGGTGAATTTCGACGCCCACTGGCAGCGTCTGGAATTGCCCGACGGCGACTTTGTCGATCTGGCATGGAGTGAAGATCCGCATCAGGCGAAGCACAAGCCGCGCCTGGTGGTCTTTCATGGTCTGGAAGGCAGCCTGAACAGTCCGTACGCGCATGGGCTGATTGAGGCGGCAAAGAACCGTGGCTGGCTTGGTGTGGTGATGCACTTTCGCGGTTGCAGCGGCGAACCGAATCGCCTGAACCGCATTTATCACTCCGGTGAAACCGAAGACGGAACCTGGTTCTTAGGCTGGTTGCAGCGGGAATTTGGCCATGCGCCGACGGCCGCCGTAGGCTACTCGCTCGGCGGAAATGTGCTGGCGTGCCTGCTGGCTAAAGAAGGGAAAAACATCCCGCTTGATGCGGCGGTCATTGTCTCAGCTCCTTTTGTACTGGAAGCCTGTAGCTACCATATGGATAAAGGCTTTTCCCGTGTTTATCAGCGCTATCTGCTCAACCTGCTGAAGGCTAACGCGTCGCGCAAGCTGGCGGCCTATCCGGGCTCGTTGCCGGTGAGTCTGGCGCAGTTGAAATCCCTGCGCCGGATCCGCGAGTTTGACGATCTGATCACCGCTAAAATTCACGGCTTCGCCGACGCTATCGACTACTATCGTCAGTGCAGTGCAATGCCCTTACTCAGCGACATCGCCATTCCGACGCTGATCATCCACGCGAAAGACGACCCGTTTATGGATCATCATGTGATCCCCAAAGCGGAAGATTTGCCGCCGCAGGTGGAATATCAGTTAACCGAACATGGCGGGCACGTTGGATTTATCGGCGGGACGCTACGTCGGCCAGAAATGTGGCTGGAATCGCGTATCCCTGACTGGCTGACACCGTATCTGGAGGCCTAA
- a CDS encoding ABC transporter ATP-binding protein: MIVFSSLQIRRGVRVLLDNATATINPGQKVGLVGKNGCGKSTLLALLKNEISADAGGFTFPGSWQLAWVNQETPALPQPALEYVIDGDREYRQLEAQLHDANERNDGHAIATVHGKLDAIDAWTVRSRAASLLHGLGFSNEQLERPVSDFSGGWRMRLNLAQALICRSDLLLLDEPTNHLDLDAVIWLEKWLKSYQGTLILISHDRDFLDPVVDKIIHIEQQTMFEYTGNYSAFEIQRATRLAQQQAMYESQQERVAHLQSYIDRFRAKATKAKQAQSRIKMLERMELIAPAHVDNPFHFSFRAPESLPNPLLKMEKVSAGYDERIILDSIKLNLVPGSRIGLLGRNGAGKSTLIKLLAGELSPVSGEIGLAKGIKLGYFAQHQLEYLRADESPLQHLARLAPQELEQKLRDYLGGFGFQGDKVSEETRRFSGGEKARLVLALIVWQRPNLLLLDEPTNHLDLDMRQALTEALIEFEGALVVVSHDRHLLRSTTDDLYLVHDRKVEPFDGDLEDYQQWLSDVQKQESQSDETPKENINSAQARKDQKRREAELRTQTQPLRKEIARLEKEMETLNAQLAQTEEKLGDSELYDQSRKAELTECLQQQASAKAGLEACEMAWLDAQEQLEQMLSE, from the coding sequence ATGATTGTTTTCTCCTCGTTACAAATTCGTCGCGGCGTGCGCGTCTTACTGGACAATGCCACTGCCACCATCAATCCGGGCCAGAAAGTCGGTCTGGTGGGTAAGAACGGCTGCGGGAAATCTACCCTGCTGGCATTGCTGAAAAATGAAATCAGCGCAGATGCCGGCGGTTTTACCTTTCCTGGTAGCTGGCAGTTGGCGTGGGTGAATCAGGAAACACCAGCCCTGCCCCAGCCCGCGCTGGAATATGTCATTGACGGCGACCGCGAATATCGTCAACTGGAAGCCCAGTTGCATGACGCTAACGAACGTAACGATGGACACGCCATTGCCACCGTCCACGGCAAGCTGGATGCCATCGACGCCTGGACCGTACGCTCCCGCGCTGCCAGCCTGTTGCATGGTCTCGGTTTTTCTAATGAACAACTGGAACGTCCGGTCAGCGACTTTTCCGGCGGCTGGCGTATGCGTCTCAACCTGGCCCAGGCGCTGATTTGTCGCTCCGATCTCCTCCTGCTCGATGAACCGACCAACCACCTCGATCTGGATGCGGTTATCTGGCTGGAAAAATGGCTGAAGAGCTATCAGGGCACTCTGATTCTGATCTCTCACGACCGTGACTTCCTCGATCCGGTGGTGGATAAAATCATTCATATCGAACAGCAAACGATGTTCGAGTACACCGGCAACTACAGCGCGTTTGAAATTCAGCGCGCCACGCGTCTGGCCCAACAGCAGGCAATGTATGAAAGCCAGCAGGAGCGCGTGGCGCATCTGCAAAGCTATATCGATCGCTTCCGCGCCAAAGCCACGAAAGCAAAGCAGGCGCAGAGCCGTATCAAGATGCTGGAACGCATGGAGCTGATTGCCCCGGCGCATGTCGATAACCCATTCCATTTCAGCTTCCGCGCGCCGGAGAGCCTGCCGAATCCGCTGCTGAAAATGGAGAAAGTGAGTGCCGGTTATGACGAACGCATCATCCTGGACTCCATCAAACTGAACCTGGTGCCGGGATCGCGTATTGGTCTGCTGGGACGTAACGGCGCCGGTAAATCCACGCTCATCAAACTGTTGGCGGGTGAGCTGTCCCCTGTCAGTGGTGAAATCGGCCTGGCGAAAGGCATCAAGCTCGGTTACTTCGCCCAGCACCAGCTCGAGTATTTGCGGGCGGATGAGTCGCCGTTGCAGCATCTGGCGCGACTGGCGCCACAAGAGCTGGAACAGAAGCTACGCGACTACCTGGGCGGCTTCGGCTTCCAGGGCGATAAAGTCAGTGAAGAGACGCGTCGTTTCTCCGGCGGCGAAAAAGCGCGACTGGTGCTGGCGCTGATCGTCTGGCAGCGCCCAAACCTGCTGCTGCTCGATGAACCGACTAACCACCTTGATCTCGACATGCGTCAGGCATTAACCGAAGCGCTGATTGAATTTGAAGGCGCGCTGGTGGTGGTTTCGCACGACCGCCATTTGCTGCGATCCACAACCGACGACCTGTACCTGGTGCATGACCGCAAGGTCGAGCCGTTCGATGGCGATCTGGAAGATTATCAGCAGTGGCTGAGCGATGTGCAGAAGCAGGAAAGCCAGTCTGATGAGACACCAAAAGAGAACATCAACAGCGCGCAAGCGCGTAAAGATCAGAAGCGTCGAGAAGCCGAACTGCGGACGCAAACCCAACCGCTGCGTAAAGAGATCGCCCGTCTGGAAAAAGAGATGGAGACGCTGAACGCACAGCTGGCGCAGACGGAAGAGAAGCTGGGTGACAGCGAACTTTACGACCAGAGCCGCAAAGCCGAGCTGACGGAATGCCTGCAACAGCAGGCCAGCGCTAAAGCCGGGCTGGAAGCGTGCGAAATGGCCTGGCTGGACGCGCAGGAACAGCTCGAGCAGATGCTGAGCGAGTAA
- the kefG gene encoding glutathione-regulated potassium-efflux system ancillary protein KefG, producing the protein MSQPAKVLLLYAHPESQDSVANRVLLKPATQLSNVTVHDLYAHYPDFFIDIPHEQALLREHDVIVFQHPLYTYSCPALLKEWLDRVLSRGFASGPGGNQLAGKYWRSVITTGEPESAYRYDALNRYPMSDVLRPFELTAGMCRMHWLSPIIIYWARRQSAQELESHAKAYGDWLAHPVPVGGR; encoded by the coding sequence ATGTCTCAGCCAGCAAAGGTCTTGCTGCTGTATGCCCATCCGGAATCTCAGGACTCGGTGGCTAACCGGGTACTGCTTAAGCCGGCCACGCAGCTCAGCAACGTTACGGTGCACGATCTCTACGCGCACTATCCTGATTTTTTTATTGATATCCCGCATGAGCAGGCGCTACTGCGTGAGCATGACGTGATCGTGTTTCAGCACCCGCTGTACACCTATAGCTGTCCGGCGTTGCTGAAAGAGTGGCTGGACCGCGTATTGAGCCGTGGCTTTGCCAGCGGCCCCGGGGGAAATCAGTTGGCGGGAAAGTACTGGCGGAGCGTGATCACAACGGGTGAACCGGAGAGCGCCTATCGCTATGACGCGTTGAATCGCTATCCGATGAGCGATGTACTGCGGCCATTCGAACTGACGGCAGGGATGTGCCGGATGCACTGGCTGAGTCCCATTATTATCTACTGGGCCAGACGACAAAGCGCGCAGGAGCTGGAAAGCCATGCAAAAGCGTATGGCGACTGGCTTGCCCATCCTGTTCCTGTGGGAGGCCGCTGA
- the kefB gene encoding glutathione-regulated potassium-efflux system protein KefB, which translates to MEGSDLLTAGVLFLFAAVAAVPLASRLGIGAVLGYLLAGIAIGPWGLGFISDVDEILHFSELGVVFLMFIIGLELNPSKLWQLRRSIFGVGAAQVLLSAALLAGLLMLTDFSWQAAVVGGIGLAMSSTAMALQLMREKGMNRSESGQLGFSVLLFQDLAVIPALALVPLLAGSADEDFDWMKIGMKVLAFAGMLIGGRYLLRPVFRFIAASGVREVFTAATLLLVLGSALFMDALGLSMALGTFIAGVLLAESEYRHELETAIDPFKGLLLGLFFISVGMSLNLGVLYTHLLWVVASVVVLVAVKTLVLYLLARLYGLRSSERMQFAGVLSQGGEFAFVLFSTASSQRLFQGDQMALLLVTVTLSMMTTPMLMKLIDKWLSRQLNGPDEEDEMPWVEDDKPQVIVVGFGRFGQVIGRLLMANKMRITVLERDISAVNLMRKYGYKVYYGDATQVDLLRSAGAEAAESIVITCNEPEDTMKLVEICQQHFPHLHILARARGRVEAHELLQAGVAQFSRETFSSALELGRKTLVSLGMHPHQAQRAQLHFRRLDMRMLRELIPMHADTVQISRAREARRELEEIFQREMQQERRQLDGWDEFE; encoded by the coding sequence ATGGAAGGTTCCGATTTATTGACTGCGGGAGTGCTGTTTCTCTTCGCGGCGGTGGCTGCGGTGCCTTTGGCATCGCGGCTGGGTATTGGCGCCGTGTTGGGCTATTTGCTTGCGGGAATTGCCATTGGCCCGTGGGGGCTGGGGTTCATCAGCGACGTGGATGAGATTCTCCACTTCTCTGAACTCGGCGTCGTGTTTCTGATGTTTATCATCGGGCTGGAGCTGAACCCGTCGAAGCTCTGGCAGCTCCGGCGTTCTATCTTTGGTGTCGGGGCGGCACAGGTTCTGCTGAGTGCGGCGCTGTTGGCCGGACTGTTGATGTTGACCGATTTCTCATGGCAGGCGGCAGTTGTCGGCGGGATAGGGCTCGCGATGTCGTCAACCGCGATGGCGCTACAGTTGATGCGCGAAAAGGGGATGAACCGCAGCGAATCCGGACAACTGGGCTTTTCGGTTTTGCTGTTCCAGGATCTGGCGGTGATCCCGGCGCTCGCGCTGGTGCCGCTGTTAGCCGGTTCGGCCGATGAAGACTTTGACTGGATGAAGATCGGCATGAAGGTGCTGGCGTTTGCTGGCATGCTGATTGGCGGACGCTATCTGCTGCGTCCGGTGTTTCGCTTTATTGCCGCCTCCGGCGTGCGCGAAGTGTTTACCGCCGCCACGCTGCTGCTGGTGCTGGGATCGGCACTGTTTATGGATGCGCTGGGGCTGTCGATGGCGCTCGGCACGTTTATCGCCGGGGTGCTGTTAGCGGAAAGTGAATACCGGCACGAGCTGGAAACCGCGATCGATCCGTTTAAAGGACTGCTGCTGGGGCTCTTCTTTATTTCTGTCGGGATGTCACTCAATCTGGGCGTGCTGTATACCCACTTGCTGTGGGTTGTGGCAAGCGTGGTGGTGCTGGTGGCGGTCAAAACGTTGGTGCTTTATCTGCTGGCGCGACTGTACGGCCTGCGCAGTTCTGAAAGAATGCAGTTTGCTGGCGTGTTGAGCCAGGGCGGAGAGTTCGCTTTTGTGCTGTTCTCGACCGCGTCGTCGCAGCGGTTGTTTCAGGGCGATCAGATGGCGCTTTTGCTGGTGACCGTCACGCTGTCGATGATGACCACGCCGATGCTGATGAAGCTTATCGATAAATGGCTGTCCCGCCAGCTTAACGGCCCGGATGAAGAAGATGAAATGCCGTGGGTTGAGGATGATAAGCCGCAGGTCATCGTGGTGGGCTTTGGCCGTTTTGGTCAGGTTATCGGTCGTTTGCTGATGGCGAATAAGATGCGCATTACCGTGCTGGAGCGGGACATCAGCGCGGTGAACCTGATGCGTAAATATGGCTATAAGGTCTATTACGGCGATGCCACGCAGGTAGATCTGCTGCGTTCCGCGGGCGCCGAGGCGGCAGAATCTATCGTCATTACCTGTAATGAACCGGAAGATACGATGAAGCTGGTGGAGATCTGCCAGCAGCATTTCCCGCATTTGCATATTCTTGCGCGAGCGCGCGGACGCGTCGAAGCGCATGAGTTATTACAGGCGGGGGTCGCGCAGTTTTCCCGTGAGACCTTTTCCAGTGCGCTGGAGTTGGGACGCAAAACGCTGGTGTCGTTGGGAATGCATCCTCATCAGGCGCAGCGGGCGCAACTGCATTTCCGCCGGCTGGATATGCGGATGCTGAGGGAACTCATCCCGATGCATGCCGATACGGTACAAATCTCTCGCGCCAGAGAAGCCAGACGGGAACTGGAGGAGATTTTCCAGCGCGAGATGCAACAAGAACGACGCCAACTGGATGGCTGGGATGAATTCGAATAG